The Diospyros lotus cultivar Yz01 chromosome 15, ASM1463336v1, whole genome shotgun sequence genome has a window encoding:
- the LOC127792609 gene encoding calcium-dependent protein kinase 2-like, protein MGVCVSKGKILEPKANEYRSEGGGGGGGGGGGARTGHRKIQEPVIHYPNKSPVRPARPAAPVPHYRPAPSPRIRIHHRSETILGKPYEDVKSHYSMGRELGRGQFGVTYLCTELSTGQQYACKSISKRKLSTRSDKEDMKREIQIMQHLSGQSNIVEFKGVYEDRHSVNLVMELCAGGELFDRIIAKGYYTERAAASMCRAIVNVVHACHFMGVMHRDLKPENFLLSDRSEKARLKATDFGLSVFIEKGKVYRDIVGSAYYVAPEVLRRRYGKEADIWSAGVMLYILLSGVPPFWAETERGIFDAILKGNIDFASNPWPSISSSAKDLVRKMLTRDPSRRITSAQVLEHPWIREGGEASDKPIDSAVLSRMKQFRAMNKLKKLALKVIAENLSQEEIKGLKAMFANMDTDNSGTITYEELKAGLARLGSKLTEAEVKQLMEAADVDGNGTIDYIEFITATMHRHKLERDEHLYRAFKYFDKDNSGFITRDELETAMKDYGMGDDANIKEIISEVDTDNDGRINYEEFCAMMRSGTQQPVKILENYS, encoded by the exons ATGGGTGTTTGTGTAAGCAAAGGCAAAATTTTGGAGCCAAAGGCCAATGAGTATAGATCCgaaggtggtggtggtggtggaggagGTGGTGGAGGTGCCAGAACAGGCCACCGGAAAATTCAAGAACCTGTGATTCATTACCCCAACAAATCCCCTGTCCGGCCTGCACGGCCGGCAGCCCCTGTGCCTCATTACAGGCCTGCTCCAAGCCCCAGAATAAGAATTCATCACAGGTCTGAGACAATTCTAGGCAAGCCATATGAGGATGTTAAATCTCACTATAGCATGGGAAGAGAATTGGGTAGGGGCCAGTTTGGTGTAACATATCTTTGTACGGAACTTTCAACAGGGCAGCAATATGCTTGCAAGTCTATATCAAAAAGGAAGCTTAGTACTAGGAGTGATAAGGAGGATATGAAGAGGGAGATTCAGATTATGCAGCATTTGAGTGGGCAATCAAATATTGTAGAATTTAAGGGTGTTTATGAGGATAGGCATTCGGTAAATCTTGTGATGGAATTATGTGCTGGAGGGGAGCTCTTTGACCGGATAATTGCCAAGGGGTACTACACCGAAAGAGCTGCAGCTTCGATGTGCCGGGCTATTGTCAATGTGGTGCATGCCTGCCATTTCATGGGGGTGATGCACCGAGACCTGAAGCCGGAGAATTTCTTGTTGTCTGATAGGAGCGAAAAGGCTAGGCTCAAGGCAACTGATTTTGGGTTATCAGTGTTCATTGAAAAAG GTAAGGTGTATCGAGATATAGTTGGCAGTGCATATTATGTTGCTCCTGAAGTTCTACGGCGTAGGTATGGCAAGGAAGCAGATATTTGGAGTGCTGGCGTAATGTTGTACATTTTACTCAGTGGTGTACCTCCATTTTGGGCTG AAACAGAGAGGGGAATATTTGATGCCATATTGAAGGGAAATATTGATTTTGCAAGTAATCCTTGGCCATCTATATCAAGCAGTGCCAAGGACCTGGTTAGGAAGATGCTGACACGGGACCCAAGTCGTCGGATCACTTCTGCTCAAGTTCTTG AGCATCCGTGGATaagagaaggaggagaagcATCAGATAAACCAATTGATAGTGCAGTCCTATCCAGGATGAAGCAATTCAGAGCAATGAACAAACTCAAGAAGCTTGCCCTGAAG GTCATTGCAGAAAATCTCTcacaagaagaaataaaagggcTGAAAGCAATGTTTGCAAACATGGACACTGACAACAGCGGCACGATTACCTATGAAGAACTTAAGGCAGGATTGGCTCGACTGGGATCAAAGCTTACAGAGGCTGAAGTGAAGCAGCTCATGGAAGCT GCCGATGTTGATGGAAATGGCACAATTGACTACATCGAATTCATCACTGCCACGATGCATAGGCACAAACTAGAAAGAGACGAACATCTTTACAGAGCCTTCAAGTATTTTGACAAAGATAATAGTGG GTTTATCACACGAGACGAGCTTGAAACAGCCATGAAAGACTATGGAATGGGGGATGATGCCAACATCAAGGAAATAATATCAGAAGTGGACACAGATAAC GATGGGAGAATCAACTATGAAGAGTTCTGTGCGATGATGAGAAGTGGAACCCAACAGCCTGTGAAGATCTTGGAGAACTACAGCTAA
- the LOC127792152 gene encoding NEP1-interacting protein-like 1 codes for MTTQWLSNMALSCKAAVAEATAPGRRLLFAVFNKALLALLTFALAFGGAFVGLVCGAIKGQTTETGFVRGAEIGAVAGAITALQLTELTVHGEPFSKGALLFSLMNGKVFNEWVSPAVLKAYQWQMSSVEAASSTANSSDIFEMNGSRGLSPDSIKKLSKHRFFCHPAHHITCIVCLEVLKNGEMTRALENCGHPFHVDCIDEWLRQHGSCPICRTDV; via the exons ATGACGACGCAATGGCTTTCCAACATGGCCCTCTCCTGCAAAGCCGCCGTCGCCGAGGCCACTGCCCCCGGAAGACGTCTTCTCTTCGCAGTCTTCAACAAAGCACTTCTCGCTCTTCTCACCTTCGCTCTCGCCTTCG GAGGAGCGTTCGTGGGGTTGGTTTGTGGAGCCATCAAAGGGCAGACGACGGAAACTGGGTTTGTGCGCGGGGCGGAGATAGGCGCGGTGGCGGGGGCCATCACAGCTCTTCAGTTGACGGAATTGACGGTGCATGGGGAGCCATTCTCCAAG GGGGCCCTCTTATTCAGTCTGATGAATGGGAAAGTGTTCAATGAATGGGTGAGCCCGGCAGTGCTAAAAGCCTACCAATGGcag ATGAGCTCAGTGGAAGCAGCAAGCTCCACTGCAAACTCATCAGATATCTTCGAGATGAATGGAAGCAGAGGGCTGTCTCCGGATTCTATCAAGAAGCTCTCAAAACACAGATTCTTCTGTCACCCAGCTCATCACATTACTTGCATTGTTTGCTTGGAG GTCTTGAAGAATGGGGAAATGACAAGGGCATTAGAGAATTGTGGGCACCCTTTCCATGTGGATTGTATAGATGAATGGCTAAGGCAGCATGGGTCTTGCCCCATTTGCAGGACAGATGTCTGA